A stretch of Gemmatimonas aurantiaca T-27 DNA encodes these proteins:
- a CDS encoding agmatine deiminase family protein: MTAVSTRTARSRSDGWGARSVAVAPIIAANAAIIAANAAITASVAASRAAVLKHGSGAVPPLRMPAEWERHDATWIGWPNHEPDWPGKFAPIPWVYTEIVRALAPYERVEILCHDESVVDSARHHLSQHGVDPAGYRLHVQPTDRVWLRDSGATGVMRPDGSIALVQWGFNGWAKYDNSSLDAHVPARMATIAELPRIEARRHDNGEPLILEGGGIETDGLGTMLVTEEWLLSDVQVRNPGFTRDDYERAFAEYLGISHTIWLGEGCVGDDTHGHIDDIARFVAPGVVVLAHEEDESDENHARSLDNLQRLKKARDARGKQIEVVTLPFPRAVIMDDMRLPASYANFYIGNGVCLVPTFNDRNDRVALNTMAELLPEHDVIGIHAVDLVWGLGTLHCLSQQQPAALEGDAR, encoded by the coding sequence GTGACCGCCGTATCGACGCGTACGGCCCGATCACGCAGCGATGGCTGGGGGGCGCGTAGCGTGGCGGTGGCACCGATCATTGCGGCCAATGCGGCGATCATTGCCGCCAACGCCGCCATCACGGCGAGTGTGGCAGCCAGTCGCGCGGCCGTGCTGAAGCACGGTAGCGGTGCCGTGCCGCCGCTGCGCATGCCGGCCGAGTGGGAACGTCACGACGCGACGTGGATTGGCTGGCCCAATCACGAACCCGATTGGCCAGGCAAGTTTGCGCCCATCCCGTGGGTGTACACCGAGATCGTGCGGGCGCTCGCGCCGTACGAGCGGGTGGAGATTCTCTGCCACGACGAAAGCGTGGTGGACAGCGCCCGGCATCATCTGTCGCAGCATGGCGTCGATCCGGCCGGTTATCGGTTGCATGTGCAGCCGACGGATCGAGTGTGGCTGCGTGATTCCGGCGCCACTGGCGTGATGCGTCCCGATGGCAGCATCGCGCTCGTACAGTGGGGATTCAACGGCTGGGCCAAGTACGACAATTCGTCGCTCGATGCCCATGTGCCCGCGCGCATGGCAACGATCGCCGAACTGCCGCGCATCGAGGCGCGTCGCCACGACAATGGCGAGCCGCTCATTCTCGAAGGTGGCGGCATCGAGACCGACGGACTGGGCACGATGCTCGTTACCGAAGAGTGGTTGCTGTCCGATGTGCAGGTGCGCAATCCCGGATTCACGCGCGACGACTACGAGCGGGCTTTTGCCGAATATCTTGGCATCTCGCACACCATCTGGTTGGGTGAAGGCTGTGTGGGCGACGACACGCATGGTCACATCGACGACATCGCGCGTTTTGTGGCGCCCGGCGTCGTCGTGCTCGCGCATGAAGAAGATGAGTCCGACGAAAACCACGCCCGTTCGCTCGACAATCTGCAGCGTCTGAAAAAGGCACGTGATGCGCGTGGCAAGCAGATCGAGGTGGTCACGCTGCCCTTCCCGCGCGCCGTCATCATGGACGACATGCGGCTGCCGGCGAGCTACGCCAACTTCTACATCGGCAATGGGGTGTGTCTCGTGCCGACGTTCAACGACCGCAACGATCGCGTGGCACTGAACACGATGGCCGAGTTGCTGCCGGAGCATGACGTGATCGGCATTCATGCGGTGGACCTGGTGTGGGGTCTCGGCACCCTGCACTGCCTGTCGCAGCAGCAGCCGGCAGCACTCGAGGGTGACGCACGTTGA
- a CDS encoding isoamylase early set domain-containing protein codes for MADPIELPFERPSDEAELIARLRGSYRALPAPSVEQIQRCTAAVFAAAAPAPARGVRRLGLRPQWWWGAAAAATLIVTVMRPWRGEETQRHADSAFAAGTAAALPVGSTRVEGDGEIRFELTLPSTARAVSIVGDFNGWDEKKTPMAKRGDEGTWSVRLPLSPGRYTYAFVVDGREWLVDALAPQVPDAGFGPANAVIVDGAD; via the coding sequence ATGGCTGATCCTATCGAACTCCCCTTCGAGCGTCCGTCGGACGAGGCGGAGCTGATCGCGCGGCTGCGTGGGTCGTATCGTGCACTGCCTGCGCCGTCGGTCGAACAAATCCAGCGTTGCACCGCTGCGGTGTTCGCGGCAGCGGCGCCTGCGCCGGCGCGCGGTGTCCGCCGTCTGGGGCTGCGTCCTCAGTGGTGGTGGGGCGCGGCGGCGGCGGCCACGCTGATCGTGACCGTCATGCGGCCGTGGCGTGGCGAAGAAACCCAGCGCCATGCTGACAGCGCCTTTGCAGCCGGCACGGCGGCGGCACTTCCCGTCGGTTCCACACGGGTCGAAGGTGACGGGGAGATCCGCTTCGAACTCACGCTGCCGAGCACGGCTCGCGCAGTGTCGATCGTCGGGGATTTCAACGGCTGGGACGAGAAGAAGACGCCAATGGCCAAGCGCGGTGACGAAGGCACCTGGTCGGTGCGGCTACCGCTGAGCCCTGGCCGGTACACGTACGCGTTTGTGGTGGACGGTCGCGAGTGGTTGGTGGATGCCCTCGCCCCGCAGGTGCCTGACGCCGGCTTTGGCCCTGCCAATGCGGTGATCGTGGACGGCGCCGACTGA
- a CDS encoding peroxiredoxin family protein, whose amino-acid sequence MSIRSRFAALAASIAFVPALVGAQSAPAGPAPLKVGDAAPDFTVATATAAGLSAKPFKLSEHRGETVILAFFPKARTRGCTVQMESYRDRYAELFKSGQKVTLVGVSVDPDSALTSWAKDAKFPFQFAADVDRKVGVAYAANTGEGFHKRLLYVIDPQGKIAYVAAPFNQMSADAYTDLGSAITKAGHGAH is encoded by the coding sequence ATGTCCATTCGTTCGCGTTTCGCCGCCCTGGCGGCGTCGATCGCCTTCGTACCCGCACTCGTCGGTGCGCAGAGCGCGCCCGCAGGTCCCGCCCCACTCAAGGTGGGCGACGCGGCTCCCGACTTCACGGTGGCGACCGCAACGGCGGCCGGGCTTTCGGCAAAGCCGTTCAAGCTCTCGGAGCATCGTGGTGAGACCGTGATCCTCGCCTTCTTCCCGAAGGCCCGCACCCGCGGCTGCACGGTACAGATGGAATCGTATCGCGACCGCTATGCAGAGCTGTTCAAGAGCGGGCAGAAGGTGACGCTGGTGGGCGTGAGCGTCGATCCCGACAGCGCCCTCACCTCGTGGGCGAAGGATGCCAAGTTCCCGTTCCAGTTCGCCGCCGATGTGGATCGTAAGGTGGGTGTCGCCTATGCCGCCAATACCGGCGAAGGCTTTCACAAGCGCCTGCTCTACGTGATCGATCCGCAGGGCAAGATTGCGTACGTCGCCGCGCCCTTCAATCAGATGTCGGCCGACGCGTACACGGACCTCGGCTCGGCCATCACGAAGGCCGGCCACGGCGCGCACTGA
- a CDS encoding RNA polymerase sigma factor, which yields MTDAELVVRTRAGDPEAFGTLVSRYYNACWRFAYHMLGERADAEDVVQESFLRAYLAIARYDERDQFRGWLFRILTNQCRNALTSRGRRTRRFVQDDIALETAPAAPPGPATGVEDAALIRALGQLDPAQREALLLKYAEGLEYSEMSAMTGAGESALKMRVKRGSERLRALLGRSFEDLPPNASRSPGEPST from the coding sequence ATGACTGACGCCGAGTTGGTCGTCCGGACGCGTGCCGGGGATCCGGAAGCGTTCGGAACTCTGGTATCGCGTTATTACAACGCATGCTGGCGGTTCGCCTACCACATGCTGGGAGAGCGGGCAGATGCGGAAGACGTGGTCCAGGAGTCATTTCTCCGGGCCTATCTCGCGATTGCGCGGTATGATGAGCGCGATCAATTCCGTGGCTGGCTTTTCCGAATCCTGACCAATCAGTGCCGCAACGCGCTCACATCCCGCGGCCGTCGCACACGACGGTTCGTGCAGGACGACATCGCTCTGGAAACCGCGCCGGCCGCTCCGCCGGGGCCGGCTACGGGCGTGGAGGACGCGGCACTCATTCGTGCGCTGGGGCAACTCGATCCGGCGCAGCGGGAAGCATTGTTGCTCAAGTACGCCGAGGGACTGGAATACTCGGAAATGTCCGCCATGACCGGTGCGGGCGAATCAGCGCTCAAGATGCGCGTGAAACGGGGCAGCGAACGGCTCCGCGCACTGCTGGGACGTTCATTCGAAGATCTGCCACCGAACGCATCGCGGTCGCCGGGGGAACCCTCGACGTGA
- a CDS encoding DUF4147 domain-containing protein, which yields MKDTRALLAALHAAAVQGAAPYLHTTRAVDRWLIAQRARRSDTPLPPVHVFALGKAAWAMAEGACAALADHDLVVAGGVVVSNHLPTGGTAGQIAPLPSVLRRALGDHPVPGPASLDAADQIDEAIRDIEPGALVLVLLSGGTTALCAAPTAALSQAVGDAERAQAHIANLAQTLLESGLAIHEMNTIRRRVLRFGAGRLASAIAKRGVIAIGTFAISDVIGDEPSVIGSGPCSPDPIDDGDFLALLDAHDLRPRLERAMSTALGLEGHSTPPAVPRANDPAFALVDYTLVARNADAVAAMADAARGQGIDVVLTDEDPLAGDADALGSALAARAIRQARTMPPGTSTVLLAGGEPVVNLRATIERAVQHGDEDDARLAESHHDVPALVDAPLVPPRPSAADEPMLGGRMQVLALSAALALEQAAMRGDTTAWRIALVAAGTDGRDGPTDAAGAIVDAAVPALARRAGRTPEADLDTGRSWFSLDAADALLRTGPSGTNVMDVVAVLIRT from the coding sequence GTGAAAGACACCCGCGCCCTGCTCGCCGCCCTCCACGCTGCGGCGGTGCAGGGCGCGGCGCCCTATCTGCATACAACACGCGCGGTCGATCGCTGGCTCATCGCACAGCGCGCCCGCCGCAGTGACACGCCGCTTCCTCCGGTGCATGTCTTTGCCTTGGGGAAGGCCGCCTGGGCCATGGCAGAAGGAGCCTGTGCCGCCCTGGCCGATCACGACCTCGTCGTTGCCGGCGGCGTGGTGGTGAGCAATCATCTGCCCACCGGCGGCACCGCAGGGCAGATCGCCCCACTGCCGTCCGTTCTGCGGCGTGCGCTGGGAGATCATCCCGTACCGGGTCCGGCCTCTCTCGATGCGGCCGATCAGATCGACGAGGCGATCCGTGACATCGAACCCGGCGCGCTCGTACTCGTCCTGCTCTCGGGCGGAACGACGGCGCTGTGCGCAGCGCCAACGGCCGCGCTCTCACAAGCCGTCGGCGACGCCGAACGCGCGCAGGCCCACATCGCCAATCTCGCACAGACGCTGCTCGAGTCCGGGTTGGCCATCCACGAGATGAACACCATTCGACGCCGCGTGCTGCGGTTCGGTGCCGGTCGTCTCGCGTCGGCCATCGCCAAACGCGGCGTCATCGCCATCGGTACCTTCGCGATCAGTGATGTCATCGGCGACGAGCCGTCGGTCATTGGCTCGGGCCCATGCTCTCCCGACCCAATCGATGACGGCGATTTTCTGGCACTGCTCGACGCCCATGACCTGCGTCCCCGCCTGGAACGGGCGATGAGCACCGCGCTGGGCCTCGAAGGACACAGCACCCCGCCGGCCGTGCCACGGGCCAACGATCCGGCTTTTGCGTTGGTCGACTACACACTCGTGGCGCGCAACGCCGATGCCGTGGCGGCCATGGCCGACGCCGCTCGTGGTCAGGGCATCGACGTGGTGCTCACCGATGAAGACCCACTCGCCGGTGACGCGGACGCACTCGGCAGCGCGCTCGCCGCCCGTGCGATCCGGCAGGCGCGCACCATGCCTCCCGGCACCTCGACCGTGCTGCTGGCCGGGGGAGAGCCCGTCGTGAACCTGCGCGCGACGATTGAGCGTGCGGTGCAGCATGGCGATGAGGACGATGCCCGACTGGCGGAGTCGCACCACGACGTCCCTGCGCTGGTGGACGCGCCCCTGGTGCCCCCACGTCCGTCAGCGGCTGACGAACCGATGCTGGGCGGCCGTATGCAGGTACTCGCGCTGTCCGCCGCACTGGCTCTCGAGCAGGCGGCCATGCGCGGCGACACCACCGCCTGGCGCATTGCCCTGGTGGCGGCCGGTACCGATGGCCGCGATGGCCCCACCGATGCCGCGGGCGCCATCGTCGATGCCGCCGTTCCCGCACTGGCTCGCCGCGCTGGTCGCACGCCGGAAGCAGATCTCGACACCGGTCGGTCCTGGTTTTCGCTCGACGCCGCCGACGCCCTGCTCCGTACCGGCCCGAGTGGCACCAATGTGATGGACGTGGTCGCGGTGCTGATTCGCACCTGA
- a CDS encoding carbon-nitrogen hydrolase gives MANIVTIGIVQDTASDDLASNVTRAVARVRDAASSGAQIICLQELFNAPYFCKTVRPERFDIAEPVDGPIVHTFQALAKELAVVIVVPFYEREAPGLYRNSATVIDADGAILGTYRKMHIPHDPLFEEKYYFAPGDVTGDQRTDRHPGYNGFRVWRTKYADIGVLICWDQWYPEGARITSLLGAQILFYPTAIGWHPAEKPTFGDAQVDAWRTAQRAHAIANGVFVASPNRVGFEPEPGTEGLEFFGQSFICDPFGRYLAQAGTEPTILTATCDLGLIEETRRNWPFLRDRRIDAYGPITQRWLGGA, from the coding sequence ATGGCCAACATCGTCACTATCGGAATCGTGCAGGATACGGCGTCCGATGATCTCGCCAGCAATGTCACCAGAGCCGTGGCGCGGGTACGCGACGCGGCCTCCAGTGGCGCTCAGATCATCTGCCTGCAGGAACTCTTCAACGCGCCCTACTTCTGCAAGACCGTACGCCCCGAGCGATTCGATATCGCCGAGCCGGTGGACGGTCCGATCGTGCACACGTTCCAGGCACTCGCCAAGGAGCTAGCGGTCGTCATCGTGGTGCCGTTCTACGAACGCGAGGCGCCGGGGCTGTATCGCAATTCCGCCACGGTGATCGACGCCGATGGCGCGATCCTTGGCACGTACCGGAAGATGCACATTCCGCACGATCCCCTGTTCGAAGAGAAGTACTACTTCGCACCGGGCGACGTGACGGGCGACCAGCGCACCGATCGGCATCCGGGCTACAACGGCTTCCGCGTGTGGCGCACCAAGTACGCCGACATTGGAGTGCTCATCTGCTGGGATCAGTGGTATCCCGAAGGCGCACGCATCACGTCGCTGCTTGGGGCACAGATCCTGTTCTATCCGACCGCCATCGGCTGGCATCCCGCCGAAAAGCCCACGTTCGGTGACGCGCAGGTCGATGCCTGGCGCACCGCGCAGCGCGCACATGCCATCGCCAATGGGGTGTTCGTCGCGTCGCCCAATCGTGTGGGGTTCGAACCAGAACCCGGCACCGAGGGACTCGAGTTCTTCGGACAGTCATTCATCTGTGATCCGTTCGGTCGTTACCTCGCGCAAGCAGGTACCGAGCCGACCATTCTCACGGCGACCTGTGATCTCGGGCTGATCGAGGAGACCCGTCGCAACTGGCCGTTCCTGCGTGACCGCCGTATCGACGCGTACGGCCCGATCACGCAGCGATGGCTGGGGGGCGCGTAG
- a CDS encoding TetR/AcrR family transcriptional regulator has translation MPAKRAPRPPVPPPPAAEPATPPAAAPEAPAGPPDAFRRRPRQSRGQKRVELLLDAAATVIARSGLEAATAEAIALEARTAKGSLYQFFPNRDAVLAALALRFSDEMRAIHERAFPIDSHGLTLERLIDRIVKPLAEFHDRNPAFRRVFAHHDGPSDDTRSAPSRLRVQLFESFVDRLDVLFAARNPRLGTRERRRAALVAASIGQSILARRARAAAPDKKALFDDLRRILILYLEPLLDPAPATKPPDVVASGTAKRSRATSKAPGKTATKAGKGTAKPAK, from the coding sequence ATGCCCGCCAAACGCGCTCCGCGACCCCCCGTCCCACCGCCACCCGCTGCCGAACCGGCCACACCGCCGGCGGCCGCGCCAGAAGCTCCTGCTGGTCCGCCGGACGCGTTCCGCCGGCGCCCACGTCAGTCCCGTGGGCAGAAACGGGTGGAGTTGTTGTTGGACGCGGCGGCAACGGTGATCGCCCGGTCGGGGCTGGAGGCGGCCACCGCTGAAGCCATCGCACTCGAGGCCCGGACCGCCAAAGGCTCACTGTACCAGTTCTTTCCCAATCGTGACGCCGTGCTGGCCGCGCTCGCTCTGCGCTTCTCCGACGAGATGCGGGCCATCCACGAGCGTGCCTTTCCAATCGACTCGCATGGGCTCACCCTCGAACGGTTGATCGATCGCATCGTCAAGCCGTTGGCCGAGTTCCACGATCGCAATCCGGCCTTCCGTCGGGTATTCGCACATCACGATGGCCCCAGCGACGACACCCGATCGGCCCCCTCGCGACTGCGAGTGCAGCTTTTTGAGTCGTTTGTGGACCGTCTGGACGTGCTGTTTGCGGCGCGCAATCCACGTCTGGGCACTCGGGAGCGCCGTCGTGCCGCACTGGTCGCGGCCAGTATCGGCCAGAGTATTCTGGCTCGCCGCGCACGCGCAGCGGCCCCCGACAAGAAGGCCCTGTTCGATGACCTGCGTCGTATCCTGATTCTGTACCTCGAGCCCCTGCTCGATCCGGCGCCGGCCACAAAGCCCCCCGACGTCGTCGCCTCCGGCACGGCCAAACGCAGTCGAGCGACCAGCAAAGCGCCGGGCAAGACGGCCACCAAGGCCGGCAAGGGCACCGCCAAGCCCGCCAAATGA
- a CDS encoding outer membrane beta-barrel protein: protein MNTAFVRRGFSVASILATFAAAPLAAQQTSPMTGGGGSASLTPFAGYVLTGNWYDGPIGTSLKNANGPVIGAQGSFPLARGVSLVGSLAYSSGDLRIGLPLIGGVNVGSTKTWMYDAGLELGGLSARPEGIAPFATVGIGGMTNDIDASILNVRATNVAYTLGVGVDVGFTPGMALRLQAKDWIGKFNSQDAIGFRVDGNVAHNFALTAGLKFTF, encoded by the coding sequence ATGAACACAGCTTTTGTTCGCCGCGGTTTTTCCGTCGCTTCGATCCTGGCCACCTTCGCGGCGGCGCCGCTTGCGGCGCAGCAGACTTCCCCCATGACGGGCGGTGGAGGCAGCGCTTCGCTGACACCTTTTGCCGGCTACGTGCTGACCGGCAACTGGTATGACGGCCCGATCGGCACGAGCCTCAAGAATGCGAACGGTCCGGTCATCGGTGCGCAGGGCAGCTTTCCCCTCGCCCGCGGCGTCTCGCTGGTGGGCAGCCTGGCCTACAGCTCTGGCGATCTGCGCATAGGGTTGCCGTTGATCGGTGGTGTCAATGTGGGGTCGACCAAGACGTGGATGTATGACGCAGGTCTCGAACTTGGTGGTCTCTCGGCTCGTCCCGAAGGAATCGCACCGTTTGCCACCGTTGGTATCGGCGGGATGACCAACGACATCGATGCCAGCATCCTGAATGTGCGCGCGACGAACGTTGCCTACACTCTGGGTGTAGGAGTGGACGTGGGCTTCACGCCCGGCATGGCGCTGCGCCTGCAGGCCAAGGACTGGATCGGCAAGTTCAACTCACAGGATGCCATCGGCTTTCGTGTCGACGGCAATGTGGCACACAACTTTGCGCTGACGGCAGGACTGAAGTTCACGTTCTGA
- a CDS encoding glycine zipper domain-containing protein, which translates to MITNQNQPERVPSLPSRMRHAALPLLAPVAFGVLTACGGRDKDFDQQLRADLMAAAQAPANRQMYVGPAELGYPQGYAPYPGQYQTPYGYQQAAYPQAAYPAQQPQTRVVYLPAPQTSAPRRSSGGSTGEGTAGSGSGAGTGTGAQAGRRQTEKGAIYGAAAGAAIGVISSRDKGKGAAVGALGGALLGGMIGHQVQRP; encoded by the coding sequence ATGATCACCAATCAGAACCAGCCGGAACGTGTGCCGTCGCTGCCCAGCAGGATGCGCCATGCGGCGCTGCCACTCCTCGCTCCGGTCGCTTTCGGTGTACTCACCGCGTGTGGTGGTCGCGACAAGGACTTCGACCAGCAACTGCGCGCTGATCTGATGGCCGCGGCACAGGCACCGGCCAACCGACAGATGTATGTCGGTCCGGCCGAGCTGGGTTATCCGCAGGGATACGCACCGTATCCGGGGCAATATCAGACGCCGTATGGATATCAACAGGCGGCGTATCCTCAGGCCGCATACCCGGCGCAGCAACCGCAGACACGCGTGGTCTACCTGCCTGCGCCGCAAACCTCCGCGCCACGGCGCAGCAGCGGTGGGAGCACCGGCGAAGGCACGGCTGGATCGGGTAGCGGCGCGGGCACAGGTACGGGTGCGCAAGCTGGACGTCGCCAAACGGAAAAGGGTGCCATCTACGGCGCGGCGGCTGGTGCGGCGATCGGTGTGATCTCGTCGCGTGACAAGGGCAAGGGCGCAGCGGTTGGCGCGCTCGGTGGCGCGTTGCTCGGTGGCATGATCGGTCATCAGGTGCAGCGCCCGTAA
- a CDS encoding DUF2628 domain-containing protein yields MTSPTPDDRPDDRSTPELPRWAQRPAGGGATLSEERMATYFGAKWDSVYKRKLAPFLEDPSFVPTWNWSAALALPVWFLYRKLYLPFAVFFLVPNLVFRLLTRSDTALTVEALRKPENEWLLMMNLAVHLSSAIAAGGTANWLLFRRARAASHFVEHQQLPAGEGLSLLRRMGGVNRLATALFVSLSLVIVLAQYRG; encoded by the coding sequence TTGACCAGTCCCACGCCGGACGACCGGCCCGACGATCGTTCCACGCCGGAACTGCCGCGCTGGGCACAGCGGCCCGCCGGTGGCGGAGCGACGCTCTCCGAAGAACGCATGGCGACCTACTTCGGCGCCAAATGGGACAGTGTGTACAAGCGCAAGCTGGCGCCGTTCCTCGAAGATCCGTCCTTTGTGCCGACCTGGAATTGGAGTGCCGCGCTGGCTCTGCCCGTCTGGTTTCTGTACCGCAAGTTGTACTTGCCGTTCGCGGTGTTTTTTCTCGTGCCGAACCTGGTGTTCCGATTGCTGACCCGCTCCGACACCGCGCTCACCGTTGAGGCGCTGCGCAAGCCGGAGAACGAGTGGCTGCTGATGATGAATCTGGCAGTCCATCTGTCGTCGGCCATCGCGGCTGGTGGCACCGCCAACTGGCTGTTGTTTCGCCGGGCTCGGGCGGCCTCCCATTTTGTGGAACACCAGCAGCTCCCAGCCGGTGAGGGGCTGTCCCTGCTCCGTCGGATGGGTGGGGTGAATCGACTGGCCACGGCGCTTTTTGTGTCGCTTTCACTGGTCATCGTGCTTGCCCAGTACCGGGGATGA
- a CDS encoding diacylglycerol/lipid kinase family protein, which produces MIAVVVNPAAGNGRARNIASDVMRALQHREDIVEFTTRTRGDEAQQTSLAIERGARCVVVVGGDGSVHHAVRALTSATRRVPLAIVAAGTGNDFVKSLGTPAHDIHAMVQCITRAQTRPIDVGLIDGTPFVNAAGLGFDVAVLERMQQKQTQGRQQWLGGTAAYVVTALGALLGYRGFDASLRTTLASSHDAPGAPAWQERIGHHAHLMTVFANGQCFGGAFRIAPEARLDDGLLDVVDIGALTPWQRPAVFLRAVRGTHLSHAAVRSHFGAAFTLHCEAPPLYEADGELYRASAATVTISVRPAALDIIV; this is translated from the coding sequence ATGATTGCTGTCGTCGTCAATCCTGCGGCAGGCAACGGTCGTGCCCGCAACATCGCCAGCGATGTCATGCGTGCATTACAACATCGCGAGGACATCGTTGAGTTCACCACGAGAACGCGTGGTGATGAAGCTCAGCAGACATCACTCGCGATCGAACGTGGCGCGCGATGCGTTGTAGTGGTCGGCGGCGACGGCTCCGTGCATCACGCTGTGCGAGCGCTCACATCGGCGACGCGGCGCGTCCCGCTGGCTATCGTGGCCGCTGGCACCGGCAACGATTTTGTGAAATCGCTTGGTACGCCAGCGCACGACATCCACGCCATGGTGCAGTGCATCACGCGCGCACAGACTCGTCCCATCGATGTTGGCCTCATCGATGGCACGCCGTTTGTGAATGCGGCAGGCCTCGGCTTCGATGTCGCCGTACTTGAACGCATGCAGCAGAAGCAGACACAGGGGCGACAGCAATGGCTCGGCGGTACGGCTGCATATGTGGTGACAGCCCTTGGCGCACTGCTGGGCTATCGCGGCTTTGACGCATCACTCCGCACCACGCTGGCATCATCGCACGATGCCCCCGGCGCACCAGCCTGGCAGGAACGCATCGGGCACCACGCGCATCTCATGACCGTGTTTGCCAATGGGCAGTGTTTCGGCGGCGCATTCCGCATTGCACCTGAGGCACGTCTCGATGACGGACTGCTCGACGTCGTCGATATCGGCGCACTCACACCGTGGCAGCGGCCGGCAGTGTTTCTGCGGGCAGTACGGGGAACCCATCTCTCGCATGCGGCGGTGCGCTCACACTTCGGCGCAGCATTCACCTTGCACTGTGAAGCGCCGCCACTCTATGAAGCCGATGGAGAGTTGTATCGCGCATCGGCGGCCACGGTGACGATCAGCGTACGTCCGGCGGCGCTCGACATCATCGTCTGA
- a CDS encoding glycogen-binding domain-containing protein: protein MPCAFSAAFASVALSDVADAQARGEAPIAPAATIGPVTDAPTLSVLGLASVPDGSGNPLTQRNDLWLGATQPIGRLGRFHFAALGSGNWRFRETASNDAQSQGILTLRARARVGEQRVWSAVSYGYAGGNGNPASAMMGGLPGSQAGGGIDGRSADTTVSRRIDVGQVGRAEAGVMSNYGGVEFSFGMSLERATRITTQTIVVDEPSSIPLTPTGGSRVLSSRSLRTMQRRDLATGMASAGFNTGSTTWLVSVSAPVATWISSDALAPSAQPIPTIASLAVVQPVTGWLSLVGAAASNAATLGPNALRDQVTQQGGRNYRSFSPVVALGIRISRLGGNDNDATPGGILAFETRTLGTVDSISIEQNSLERDHAETDTLRVVLLIDAPRAESVELMGDATSWTVTQMRRHPSGRWRAELKLAPGMHRLIVRSDGGKWVAPPGLPVGNDDYGTPVGMVLIKSPKH from the coding sequence GTGCCGTGCGCGTTTTCTGCGGCATTCGCCAGCGTCGCGCTCTCTGACGTAGCCGATGCGCAGGCCCGGGGCGAAGCACCCATCGCCCCAGCGGCCACCATCGGCCCCGTCACCGATGCCCCCACGCTCTCGGTGCTGGGCCTGGCGTCCGTCCCCGACGGCAGTGGGAACCCGCTGACGCAACGCAACGATCTGTGGCTGGGTGCCACCCAGCCTATCGGTCGGCTCGGCCGCTTTCATTTTGCCGCACTCGGCAGCGGCAACTGGCGCTTCCGGGAAACGGCCAGCAACGACGCACAGTCGCAAGGCATCCTGACGCTGCGCGCCCGCGCGCGCGTAGGCGAGCAGCGTGTCTGGAGTGCGGTGAGTTATGGATATGCTGGCGGCAACGGCAACCCGGCTTCGGCCATGATGGGTGGCTTGCCCGGCTCGCAGGCGGGCGGTGGGATCGATGGCCGCAGCGCCGACACCACCGTATCCCGCCGCATCGACGTCGGACAGGTAGGGCGTGCCGAGGCGGGTGTGATGAGCAACTACGGGGGCGTCGAATTTTCCTTCGGCATGTCGCTGGAACGCGCCACCCGGATCACCACGCAGACCATCGTGGTCGATGAGCCCAGTTCCATCCCGCTGACCCCCACGGGCGGATCGCGGGTGCTGAGCTCACGGTCACTGCGCACCATGCAACGGCGCGATCTGGCCACCGGCATGGCTTCCGCAGGCTTCAATACCGGCAGCACCACGTGGTTGGTGTCGGTGTCGGCGCCGGTCGCCACCTGGATCAGCAGCGATGCACTCGCACCTTCTGCACAACCCATCCCCACCATCGCGTCGCTCGCCGTGGTGCAACCGGTAACGGGTTGGCTTTCGTTGGTGGGCGCAGCGGCCAGCAATGCGGCGACTCTCGGCCCCAACGCCCTGCGTGATCAGGTGACCCAACAGGGAGGGCGCAACTATCGCAGCTTCTCCCCGGTCGTCGCGCTCGGTATCCGCATCTCCCGACTCGGCGGCAACGACAACGATGCCACGCCGGGCGGTATCCTCGCGTTCGAAACGCGTACCCTCGGCACCGTCGACTCGATCTCCATCGAACAAAACTCCCTCGAGCGCGACCACGCCGAAACCGACACACTGCGCGTGGTCCTGCTGATCGATGCCCCACGCGCCGAATCAGTGGAGTTGATGGGTGACGCGACCTCGTGGACCGTTACGCAGATGCGTCGTCATCCCAGTGGTCGCTGGCGCGCGGAGCTCAAGCTCGCGCCTGGTATGCATCGACTCATCGTGCGTTCTGATGGCGGCAAGTGGGTCGCGCCACCTGGTCTGCCGGTAGGCAATGATGACTATGGCACCCCGGTCGGGATGGTGCTGATCAAATCGCCAAAGCATTGA